The proteins below come from a single Nocardioides eburneiflavus genomic window:
- a CDS encoding 1,4-dihydroxy-2-naphthoyl-CoA synthase, whose product MSALEGVSEIFDPEAWDAVPGFDDLTDLTYHRAREHGTVRIAFDRPDVLNAFRPHTVDELLRTLEHARQSADVGCVILTGNGPSAKNGKWAFCTGGDQRIRGRAGYLYETDGHVDAGAEPNPIDKAKLARLHILECQRLIRFMPKVVICVVPGWAAGGGHSLHVVADLTLASREHARFKQTDADVGSFDGGYGSAYLARQVGQKFAREIFFLADEYDAEEMHRMGAVNRVVEHADLERVALDWGRKINGKSPTAQRMLKYSFNLLDDGLVGQQLFAGEATRLAYMTDEAQEGRDQFLEKRDPDWSPFPWYF is encoded by the coding sequence ATGAGTGCCCTCGAGGGCGTCAGCGAGATCTTCGACCCCGAGGCGTGGGACGCCGTGCCCGGCTTCGACGACCTCACCGACCTGACCTACCACCGCGCCCGCGAGCACGGCACCGTACGCATCGCCTTCGACCGCCCCGACGTGCTCAACGCGTTCCGGCCGCACACCGTCGACGAGCTGCTCCGCACGCTGGAGCACGCGCGACAGTCGGCCGACGTCGGCTGCGTGATCCTCACCGGCAACGGACCGAGCGCCAAGAACGGCAAGTGGGCCTTCTGCACCGGCGGCGACCAGCGCATCCGCGGCCGGGCCGGCTACCTGTACGAGACCGACGGGCACGTCGATGCCGGTGCCGAGCCCAACCCGATCGACAAGGCCAAGCTCGCCCGCCTCCACATCCTGGAGTGCCAGCGACTGATCCGCTTCATGCCGAAGGTCGTCATCTGCGTGGTCCCCGGGTGGGCCGCGGGCGGCGGGCACAGCCTGCACGTCGTCGCCGACCTCACCCTCGCCAGCCGCGAGCACGCGCGCTTCAAGCAGACCGACGCCGACGTCGGGTCCTTCGACGGCGGCTACGGCTCGGCCTACCTCGCGCGCCAGGTCGGGCAGAAGTTCGCCCGCGAGATCTTCTTCCTCGCCGACGAGTACGACGCCGAGGAGATGCACCGGATGGGTGCGGTCAACCGCGTTGTCGAGCACGCCGACCTCGAGAGGGTCGCGCTCGACTGGGGACGGAAGATCAACGGCAAGTCCCCCACCGCCCAGCGGATGCTGAAGTACTCCTTCAACCTGCTCGACGACGGGCTCGTCGGCCAGCAGCTCTTCGCCGGTGAGGCGACCCGCCTGGCCTACATGACCGACGAGGCGCAGGAGGGTCGCGACCAGTTCCTCGAGAAGCGCGACCCCGACTGGTCGCCCTTCCCCTGGTACTTCTGA
- a CDS encoding DUF433 domain-containing protein: MIDPWFGWGAPVLDRNKVKIDDVVALWRAGESIKQVADEYDLTESAVGDVLRHAA, encoded by the coding sequence GTGATCGACCCGTGGTTCGGTTGGGGTGCGCCGGTCCTCGATCGGAACAAGGTGAAGATCGACGACGTCGTGGCGCTCTGGCGTGCAGGTGAGTCCATCAAGCAGGTGGCTGACGAGTACGACCTGACCGAGTCTGCTGTCGGGGATGTCCTCCGACATGCAGCCTGA
- a CDS encoding alpha/beta hydrolase family protein, protein MNAMRRAVRSMLLIGALVGVVMVGLVGHAGSYLFGFDVPDVAGAAEPPDQAIGHAAAGPHRVGVRRIGADEAPVAMTAWYPAVDTAAEEPAMRYSYSLTVLGPRATTALATYPGTARLGAEADLDGGPYPLVVLSAGFAITPDSYAWLAEHLASHGFVVVAPQHEETLNPSDLWRSAVDRPAAVAATRTYVKMAADPGGDLAGLVDPNTVGILGHSYGGYTALAAGGARVDPDAFTASCDRARGDDDPIVFLCDALEPRIDDVAAASTTPPAPVDAIVSLAGDAAMFGESGLAEVTAPLLVMGGTADRDSPFAWTSRLAFDSSSSPRKVEVALEGAEHFIFTGDCDRARRIVRLLRTGFCDDPGWDRERARAVVRHYVTAFLLAELTGAAKAEEALIAPEAPMGVGVRSSRAQGVGRRNQRRLAADL, encoded by the coding sequence ATGAACGCCATGCGCCGAGCCGTTCGCTCGATGCTGCTCATCGGGGCCCTGGTCGGGGTCGTGATGGTCGGGCTGGTGGGCCACGCCGGGTCCTACCTCTTCGGATTCGACGTCCCCGACGTCGCCGGGGCGGCCGAGCCGCCCGACCAGGCCATCGGCCACGCCGCTGCCGGCCCCCACCGGGTCGGTGTACGCCGCATCGGAGCCGACGAAGCTCCTGTCGCGATGACCGCGTGGTACCCCGCGGTCGACACCGCCGCTGAGGAACCGGCGATGCGGTACTCCTACTCCCTCACCGTGCTCGGCCCGCGCGCCACGACAGCCCTGGCGACGTACCCCGGGACAGCGCGGCTCGGAGCCGAGGCCGATCTCGACGGTGGACCCTACCCGCTGGTGGTGCTCTCGGCTGGGTTCGCCATCACCCCCGACAGCTACGCCTGGCTCGCCGAGCACCTCGCCTCTCACGGCTTCGTCGTGGTCGCGCCCCAGCACGAGGAGACGCTCAACCCGTCGGACTTGTGGCGCTCTGCCGTCGACCGGCCCGCAGCCGTCGCTGCGACCCGCACCTACGTCAAGATGGCGGCCGACCCCGGCGGAGACCTTGCGGGACTCGTCGACCCGAACACCGTCGGGATACTCGGCCACTCCTACGGGGGCTACACCGCACTCGCGGCGGGAGGCGCGCGGGTCGATCCGGACGCGTTCACCGCCAGCTGTGACCGCGCCCGCGGGGACGACGACCCGATCGTGTTCCTCTGCGACGCCCTGGAGCCACGCATCGACGACGTCGCCGCCGCTAGCACCACCCCGCCGGCCCCGGTGGACGCGATCGTGTCCCTGGCCGGCGACGCTGCCATGTTCGGAGAGTCGGGGCTCGCCGAGGTCACCGCGCCGCTCTTGGTGATGGGCGGAACCGCCGACCGCGACTCGCCGTTCGCCTGGACCTCACGGCTGGCCTTCGACAGCAGCTCCAGCCCCCGTAAGGTGGAGGTCGCGCTCGAGGGCGCTGAACACTTCATCTTCACCGGCGACTGCGATCGCGCGAGGCGCATCGTCCGGCTTCTCCGCACCGGCTTCTGCGACGACCCCGGCTGGGACCGCGAACGAGCAAGGGCCGTCGTGCGGCACTACGTCACGGCGTTCCTGCTCGCCGAACTCACCGGCGCCGCGAAAGCCGAAGAGGCGCTCATCGCCCCGGAAGCGCCGATGGGTGTTGGCGTCCGCTCCAGCCGAGCCCAGGGCGTCGGACGCCGTAATCAGCGCAGGCTGGCTGCTGATCTCTAG
- a CDS encoding DUF4386 domain-containing protein produces MSTITATGPTEVSPSALQRPRLRRLTRVAGVLYLTIFVIYPLATFVRSSLVVPGDAAATADNIRAQETFFRWGLAGEAAIVLVEVVLAGVLYTLLRPVSRSLSLAGALARVAEAVVMAAGCLVTGVFTMIAVSDNGYLAAFDADQRDALALFFQEANEHIVLIWGFFFALSLLLTGWLVHRSGFLPRITGILLALAGAGYLAQSFGTFLAPGLAGTWEFVVLVLAVPGELVFAVWLLVKGIDNDRWAAATARAQQSQL; encoded by the coding sequence CAACCATCACCGCTACTGGTCCGACCGAGGTGTCACCGAGCGCGTTACAGCGTCCGCGGCTACGCCGGCTCACCAGGGTCGCGGGCGTCCTCTACCTCACGATCTTCGTGATCTACCCGCTCGCCACCTTCGTCCGGTCCAGCCTGGTCGTCCCGGGAGACGCCGCGGCAACCGCGGACAACATCCGTGCACAGGAGACCTTCTTCCGGTGGGGGCTGGCCGGTGAGGCCGCGATCGTGCTCGTCGAGGTCGTCCTGGCCGGCGTGCTCTACACGCTGCTGCGTCCCGTCAGCCGGTCGCTGTCGCTCGCTGGAGCCCTGGCACGCGTCGCCGAGGCCGTCGTGATGGCCGCCGGCTGTCTGGTCACCGGCGTGTTCACGATGATCGCGGTCAGCGACAACGGCTACCTCGCCGCGTTCGACGCCGACCAGCGCGACGCGCTCGCACTCTTCTTCCAGGAGGCCAACGAGCACATCGTGTTGATCTGGGGCTTCTTCTTCGCCCTCTCGTTGCTGCTCACCGGTTGGCTGGTCCACCGCTCCGGCTTCCTACCGCGCATCACTGGCATCCTGCTCGCACTGGCCGGCGCCGGCTACCTCGCGCAGAGCTTCGGTACCTTCCTGGCACCCGGTCTGGCCGGCACGTGGGAGTTCGTGGTCCTCGTCCTCGCCGTCCCGGGCGAGCTGGTCTTCGCCGTCTGGCTGCTCGTCAAGGGCATCGACAACGACCGTTGGGCGGCCGCCACCGCCCGCGCCCAGCAATCCCAGCTCTGA